Part of the Archaeoglobus neptunius genome, AGTCAAGATAGTATTATAAACACTATCACAAGCTATGTGTCATGAAGAAGCTATTTGTTGTTTTCGCCCTGGTGGTGGCAATATCACTGCTGGGCTGTGCACAGCAGGCCGAAAAGAAACCGGTAGAGGAAAAAGCGATAACGATTGGTGTTACAGACAAAATTACCGACCTCGACCCAGCAAATGCTTACGATTTCTACACCTGGGAGGTTCTGAACAACGTAATGGGCGGTCTGATGCGGTACAAACCCGGAACAACCGAGCTTGAGCCGTATCTCGCCGAAAGCTATGAAGTGAGTGACAACGGGCTGGTTTACACATTCCACCTGAGGAAGGACCTGAAATTTGCAGATGGTACCCCGTGCAAGGCACAGGATGTCGTGAGAAGTATAAAGAGAGTCATGGAAATACAGGGTGACCCATCGTGGCTCGTTACCGACTTTGTGAAGAACGTGGAGGCTGTTGACGACTACACTGTAAAGTTCACCCTCAAGAAGCCAGCATCATACTTCCTGGCATTGCTGGCCACACCACCGTACTTCCCGGTTCATCCGGCATACAAGGAAAAAGAGATCGACACAGACCAGACCGCAGGAGGCGTCGGGCCGTACAAGATAGTGGAGTGGAAGAGAGACCAGGAACTCATCCTCGAGGCCAATCCGTACTTCTTTGGTGACAAGCCCAAAACTGAAAGAATCATTGTGAGGTTCTACAAAGATGCAACCACGCTGAGACTTGCGATTGAAAAGGGAGAAATAGACATAGCATGGAGAACCCTTACGCCCATTGACATAGAATCTCTGAAGGCAAATCCGAACCTCAAGGTCATAGAGGCTCCTGGTGGTTTTATAAGA contains:
- a CDS encoding ABC transporter substrate-binding protein — encoded protein: MKKLFVVFALVVAISLLGCAQQAEKKPVEEKAITIGVTDKITDLDPANAYDFYTWEVLNNVMGGLMRYKPGTTELEPYLAESYEVSDNGLVYTFHLRKDLKFADGTPCKAQDVVRSIKRVMEIQGDPSWLVTDFVKNVEAVDDYTVKFTLKKPASYFLALLATPPYFPVHPAYKEKEIDTDQTAGGVGPYKIVEWKRDQELILEANPYFFGDKPKTERIIVRFYKDATTLRLAIEKGEIDIAWRTLTPIDIESLKANPNLKVIEAPGGFIRYLVLNGNNNTDYPTKDVRVRKAIAAAIDRPDIVQRVYRGTVEPLYSLVPIGMWSHIDVFKDMYGDGNIDLAKQYLKEAGYSEDNKLKLELWWTPTHYGDTEKDLAQVLKEQLEKTGMIEVDLKSAEWSTYVDYARKGAMMASLFGWYPDYLDPDDYTAPFLKSTANNWLGYPYSDEKMDQLIEKASVATSHDERVQLYKQIQQKLGEDAPIIPLIQGKLTIVAKKNIEGITLDPTMIFRYYLIYEV